The genomic interval CAGCAGGGCTCTTTTGATctgttcgttcattcattcattcattcattcacagagCTCTTCCAGTACTATGCTAGGCCCTAGCGATAAATCAAGGGACCAAAATACTGCCACTCTCTCAGCCCCTAAGGCTGCTGAGGGTATGAATCAGATCACTGTGAATAAATGTGAGATTGCAGTTATGATAAGGACTATGAATGTTAGTTACATGGTACTATGTGTGAGAATTTATGCCCAACCCTAGTGCTCAGTTGGGCATTGACTTaagtatttgtagaatgaattgTTATGGAGCTTAGTGCTTGAGGGGCTTGAGCTTTTGGTTGAGAGGTCATTTGCTTTATATTTGGCATCTCaaagcctttttctttctctattaaaAATTTATCAGGCAATTTAAAGCTTCGATTTGTTTTCTTACATCATGCGGTCAACAGTATACCATGTAGTATATATACGTGCAAAAAGATAATGTTTGTATCAGTCAAATCAGTCACAGAACTTATGTATATAGGATGCACTTGGAGCATTGGAAAGAAAGCTAAACTAAGAATCACTGCTAGTAACTTGTAGCAATGTCTTGTTATCTTTGAGCTGCACCTTACCTCTCCACACAACAGGGAAGTTGGACTAGGTTTCTCCAAGGTTCCTGAAAGTCCTAAAATGCTGTGATTCTAACTATAACTCTCTAGGTGGAGCTGCATATATAGAGAGCTATAATTTATAAAACCtcttgctggttttttttttctatttccttttcctcttccctacTCTGTTAAGTGCAAGAGTATTTTTTGGAATAATCGAAATGGAAATctcaagaaacagaaatttttGAGGAATGAAGATTGGTCTGTTAAATTTGGAGCCTGAAATAAAGTACTGGTGACATATAGATCACTTTCTACATATTTAATCAATTCTTTTTCCAGTAACAAAAGCCGTGTATTAACAAAATCTGTATTCTCCAACTTTTATGTATCATTTGTCATATTTAGAGTATGTTACTATTTAGAAGTTTTGATGCATTGAAACAAAAAGCATGTCCTTAAATTGGTGACAGTGTAGTAGTAtcacatatttgaaaataattcctTCTAGAAATAATTCTCATTTCCTGACCGTTAATGAAACTTCTGAGAATTAGTAGCCTTTCACCTACTTGGTAGTGAGCTCATTAGCTATTCCTAACCCTATGTAAAACCTTCTTGCTGCCATGAACTGAGATTAGTAGACCTGAACAATCTCATAGTGTTAATGTTGCTTGTGATTATATGTTCTCCCAAATTAATGTTTGAGAAATTACTCTCCTGTCTTCCTTTGTTCTCTTTTAGTAAAATCATAAAACATcagattttttaatgataaaaagtattttgtagatttttaaaggaaacaaacaagataTTTAAATGCACTGAAAATGAAGTTTctatgcaaaacaaaaaatttgcTATCAGATTACAAGAACTAAATGTAATTttgtatataaaacattttcagtatttttgcatCATATGCATATATTTCCTTTTGTACATTTGATGTATTTTATAAACTGCTTAAAGATGTTAGTATTTTATTATTCTGGGTATTTTTGTCAACAgtattcatttccttttataataTGATTGGGCAATTAGCTGTTCAACACTGTTCTCCACAGTTTGAGTTTTGTTAATATTTGAGGTACTAATTACATCAGCATAGAATAAGTATGCTATGCTCTAGTGTTTTGTTTCAAAAACAATGAACACACAGTTTTGTCAAGAGGCTTGTTTCCCAGGCTTACTGAAAAGACAGCCAGACAAAAACTAAAGGCCAATATTACTTAATGAAGCAcccttttgttttgatttgatgTAGATCCacatcatttaaaattatgaaacatcAAAAAGTACTGATGAAAATATAatggttaatttttatattgttttatctAAGAGAATAAGTCAAATGATAAAACTTCAACACAGCAGACCCTTTTATATAATGAAGTCCAGATTATATAATGGCCAGCAGCGCATTTCAGAACCCTTATTTCCGAGCTGCTTATTGATCATATACTGAATTCTTACTAaagttcttcaaatatttaacagAAACTAGAGTCTTTGCTACATTTTTCCAAAAGCTGTGCAGTAAGAAAAACAGTATAAATGTCAGCTAAATTAGGATATTACTACCAAAACAATGCTGTGACATTGTTAACAAAATCATCTTATCCATTTTAATTACTATTAATGAATTTTCCAAGTCCTTAAAAATTGAATCCTGACATTTATAAAGACaatctataaataatattttcccaACTTTCTATTAGGacatttttcagttacacagaaaagttgaaagtgtAGTACAGCCAACATCTGTATATCTTTGGCAtagatttaataattttaatattttgttacctttgctttatgtttgtatatatgtaatttttgtttttaatcaaaatGAGAACAAGCTGTGGGTGTCTTGAGCAGTTCACCATATTTCAGCGTACATCTCATGAAAGTAAGGACGTTCTCCAtaatcatcatcattaccatAACGATACCATTATGCACCTAAGAAAAGGAATAATTTCATAACGGCCTCTAAAACCTCTTCCATGTACACATTTCCACAACTACCTCACgaaatgtcttttatttattaagttttttttttttcagttgagaaaAACATCAAGACTAACTGGCAAGCAGTGGGGGCAGTCTAGACTTGGAAATTGGGCCCATCATAATTCTATATTTTAAGAATACTTTGTATAGAATCAGACTGTTCACGTAGGATTTTCATATACTGTCTCATTTGCTCCTCACAAGAACTCTGAGCCAGATAGGGCAAGTGTCTTAAATTTACTACTAAAGAAACAAATTTAGAGACGTTAAGTGATGTATATGATGAGTCAGAAGGTTAGTAAGTAGTTGGGCCAAGACTTGCTCCTCTAACTCTTCTCTCTCTATTATCTATGGTGTTTGAGACCCTGTTCTCCTACAACACTGTGATGCTGGCAGTGAGTCTCTCTTAGGTCAGAATCATAGTTTTAGATTGAGAAGGGATCTTAGACATCATTTAGTGTTTCTCAAAGGGGGTGCTATTGGCACTTTCGGGTGGAACAGGTCTTTACTGTGTGAGACTTTACATCGGATTACATGAGGTTTAGCACAGCTCTGCTTCAGCTGTCTTCACAACTGCTGTGACAATGAAACTGTCTCTACACGTTCTCAGATGCACTGCAGTGGAAAAGAATTACTCTAGTCTGAAAGCCACTTACTAGTattgttttaaagaaaggaaaaggacaaTTAACCTTTATTCAGCAACTACTATATGACGGATACCATGCTAAGTAACTGAGTCCTTGCATCAGCTCTTTGCTCTaagtattatcttcattttacagatgaagaaagtgagtgTCATTGCTTATgttaacttgcccaaagtcatgtaGGAGGTAAGTattggagccaggattcaagcaCAGGTCAGTGTGAGGCCAACATTCATGAGCCCCtgtacctccccacccccatggccATTATATAGATCTGACCCAGTGTAACAACTCTTATATTCCtgtgatttctgtttttctacttttagaacctttttaaagaataaccaatcagaaaattttggaaaatcttTTGAAGATGTTTGTCAGTTATAGTTTTTAGATATAATAATTCCCAAAGTTGAATGCTCTGTTTTAAATTGAACTCAGATAAGTAATTTTCAGAAGTGTCCCtgtgatggttacacagcattgtgaatgtaattaatatagaactgtacacttaaaaattgttaaaatggtaacTTTTGTGTTGTACATATTTTACCCCatcagaaaagaatttttaatgttGCTAACTCACatgaaaactttgaaaatatttaaaattgaaattcaAAGTTTCAGTGAAATCATTCTATTCACTTGTAGTATTTCGTAGAACTTTTGTAGTCATTCCTTTGGTTggttaaaatacattattttcaaatgctttatGATTTACGGACCTTGTTCCAATACTACATCAGGGCTTGGACTACTGAGGCAATGACAACTAAACAAAAGAATTCTAATTTCAAATTGATTATATGACTTAAAGAATTAATATATTTGAGAGTTTTACTTTGAAAgtgctatttttttctcttttaagtgaCCGTGAATCAGACTGAACATAATCTGACAGTGTCCCAGATTCCATATCCACAAACGTGGCACGTGTTTTATGCAGACAAGTATACATGCAAAGAGGACAGTGAGAATTCTCAGGTGGAAGATATCCCTTTTGAAATGATGTTACTAAACCCGGATGCTGAAGGGAATCCATATGACCACTTTAGTGCTGGTGAATCTggtaagaatatatatttaaatgtatatcctaaatataaaaaaaaaaaaaagatttatacacAAGTATCTTCATGTTGTGTTTTTAgaatattgaaaattaaaaacaacttaaGTGTTTTAAGTTTTAAGCAGTAgagaaatggttaaataaatcttCTTACAGTATTGTAACAGCTATATTATTAGGTTAAAAAAGCAGAACTCAAAACTTTATATTGTATAATTTCAAGTACGTTAAAAAATGCAGTGAATAATCAGAAAGAAGTACAGAAATATTTACATCTTATTTCCATATTTTGGGTGGTAGAGTTATGGATAGGTTTTAGTTTTTCTCCACACTTTgaatctttttgttgtttttataagctagctttattttcagaaacagaaaaatgttagTAAACTGAGCAATCTAAATTAGAAACCCACTGATTAAGTGAGATAGAAACTGCACTCCTTTGTAtggcttctctccacctgctgtcCTCTGACTGTCAGCTTTGTGAACTCCCTCATATTCAAAGTTGACTGCAGCATTTCTGGGCCTTACATTTAGATAATGGCAAAATTCACTGTCTCTTTTTTAAGAGCAAGGAAACTTCTCCCAGAAGCTTTCTCATCGCATTTCATTGTCCAGAACTGGGACACGTGACAACATCATAAGAGAAATGTAAGTGAAGATgtcagaaaggagaaaagggcaAACCAATATGTCAAAGTAAAGGCTTAGGTTTCCCTCTTTTGGCAAGGGGaatatttgaatttctctaattgGTTTAGACTAATCAGGATATATCTTGAGACACTTGAGGGATAGACATTGGGGTTCTGAGACAGCAAGACCATGGGTAGGCGAGAGTGTTCCAGGTAGATGGCCCATGACCCATTGAATCTCCCCTTTTCTTACTCTCTTGTCACCTGCATCCCATCATTTAACTGGAGCTAATTGTTCTGAAGCTGTCCTGGAAGCTTTCTTCCTATTGAATTTTGCCAGTGCTTCTTCCCATTAAGTTTGCCTTAAAATCTGCACATTTCCTGACAACATAAGTGTTTGTCACCTGTTCGTGCTCATTTAAGAGTGTTCTTCTTTTTTGCATATAGGGAGGATTTAATACCTAGTATCTAcctgttttaaaattacagattttaATTTCATGGTGAACATAGATTGCTTTCTTGTGAAGGATGGTGGCAGAACAAAAGTTAAAGTTGATCgctgaagagaaaaaacaaaaacagacttttttccctaaaggtcatttatttaaaagaacactGAGTGCAGAACCAGAGTTTTATCTTTAAAGTATCAGGGTCCAGTTAAGAATAAGTTATGCAAAATGCAATGAACAGAGTGTAGGACAAATGTTCTAGCTcaagttattttaatatattaattatctCAAGGAAACAATGTGTTGGTTATAATGTTAGCTTTTTCTAGAAGATACATTTGATCTTGAATAATTCTAAGACATTTTTTGCTAGGGACATATGTCTTATTTTCAAGGCCCTTCCTCATGTATTATTCTGGTTACTCAATAAATAGTCTGAGGATTTTCTTTTCATGGTGGATTTCTAACCTAATGGAGTCTGAAACTTTATCTTGTAATGCATATTCTGTAAagtgttataaataaataaaaccttaaaatgcTATGTTTGATTCTTTATAcgaaaaaggaaagataaaaactAAGATTCAGAACACAGGATAGTGTAAAGGCTTTATAACTGTGAAGACTCACACTTTTAATATGTTTAGCTTATTTTCTGCCTTGTCTCATTAATATAACAATCCCAGGCTTAGTGTCCCATTATTTAAAGCTGGAATACTTCTCTGTGtcaggaactttaaaaaaaaatgcccattCTGTTATTTGACGTTATCTTCCTGAAGTTTAAATAAGGTTTCTCACCTGGACTAGAGACATGTGCTGTCGGCATTTACATACGTAGAGCAGGAGAGACACCCAGTGGTTGAagtacttctctctctctttttttctaaccATACCAAAAACACAGTTGAAGTTGAACTGTTTAttgagtatttttcctagtatTTATATCTCCTGGATTACTTTTCCAAAATTATATGCCTTACAATGGAAATATTCTGTTCTCTGCCTGTGGTTTGGAGTTTCTCCCAAATGGGAAACCAGAGCAGATCCAGGGTCCCAGCTAGAGTGGAAGTGACTGCAATGCAGAGGGTTCACCCACAGAGTCAACGGAGATGGCTCTCTTCATAGTCACTGTCACTACATCTGGTGTTATTTAGATAGAATACAAAAACCCTCATACTAGGGACTAGCTTTAGAGGTAACCAAGTAAACGTAAGCTGTTAAACTCAAAGCTTGCCCTCTGGtttatcataaaaattttctgaaatttccaaAAAATGAAGACATAGCCAAAGATTCTAGGTAATGTAGAAAATGGGGTGTTTATCTTGAGGTATGCAGACTGCACTAAAAAAGCTGCTAGTAGGAGCTAGAGGCTGCGTGATGACTGGcaccatttttaatataaaatctgCACATTTACTTTGTTCTTGTCTTTACCAGCCGGCTCCCCTTGCTCATTCAAAATTTCTGCTTACTCAAAATTTTAATTCCATCTTGGCCTGGTTTGACTCCTTCGGCCTGTCCCAACATCAGCTCCTCTCAACTTCAGTTTCTATTGCAGAATCCTTTCTATGTTTTCTGGTTTGACTTCCCAAGAGAATACGATTAGTTGCTTATCTTTGAGAACCAGGTGATTCTGCTGTCCAGTGACTAGTCTTTGGATTGGCAGGCATTTTTTGGGTTTTTAGTTTCAGTCACCTGTGGAGTAGGGTCACATGGACTCCAGAGGTTTTCCTCTTTGACAAGAGCAGAAGGCCATTTACTTCAGAAGGAGGCTCTGGTCATGACAGGTACTTTGATGCTTTGTCCAAATGGAAAATTGAGGTTATGATACACTCCAGAGCTGTCGTTCTCACTCTTtagctgcatcagaatcactgaaGGGCTGATTAAAATCTAAATGCTGAGCCCCACTCCCAGAatctctgatttagtagatatgGGATGGGGCccgagaatctgcatttctaactagTTCCCTAGTAATGGTTCTGCTGCTGGCCCAGGGCTCACATATTGAGAATCCTTGTCAGGGTGTACTAAACTACTGTTGACTGACTAAAATCTGTTCCTAAACGTCTTGTAAAAGAAATCCACTTTGGAGATAAAAAGCATATCCAACTGAATGCTAAAGTCATTGTTTTAAGTTACTATTTCAAACAAAACTATGATCTTGTGGTTAGTTTTGGGGTTTATTCCCTGACCACTATGCTTTTTTATAGATTAAATTTAGTTTAATCTGTCTTCTTATTGTTAAAACTTTATCCCAAAgtagaaaattatttaactttcaacaatttccctttttttctcttaacaaaacTGAATGCTATGACTCCAGTTAAAAAACAAGTTCTGGAAATATATTGATGGGAAGATTTGAAAGCAATCCAACACTGTAACAgcttgttcctttcttctcttcacaGGGTTACATGAGTTCTTTTTCCTCCTAGTCCTAGTGTACTTTGTGATTGCTTGCATTTATGCTCAGTCATTGTGGCAGGCTATTAAGAAAGGAGGACCCATGCACATGGTTTTAAAGGTTCTGACAACTGCATTGCTGTTACAAGCTGGTTCAGCTTTCGCTAATTACATTCATTTCTCCAGGTAACTCAAAGCCATTAAAACTGTGTTCATCATTACATCTAATTAATCCTAATTAGTCCACCAAAATTATActtgttttgattattttttttcacatttgtaaTTTATACTAATACTCTCCTCTTCAATTCCTCAGTTACTCCAAAGACGGAATAGGGGTACCTTTTATGGGAAGTTTGGCCGAATGTGAGTATCTCACCgagcatttttttaaagcataaacttGCTAGATATGTTCTTCATGTatgctttcttcttttgtaaattattttttggcataatataatttttttacccAAAGTTGTTAGATTCAGCTCAGCTGGAAACAAGTTTACAGGTTTAGTTTCCACATATCCTGTTCAGTTTCTTCTTAGTAATAGGTAGTGTGTGTAGCTCTTCCTCGTCTTTAGAGCTTATTTATATACATTCTCTCACTTTATCCTCAATAAAAGCTCAGTGAAGCAGGTATGCTCATCCCTCTTTTGCAGATAAAGAACCTGGGCTCAGTGACAGGAAGCACATTTCCAAGTGTCAGTCAGCTAGCACGTGGTAGAGCCAAGACTCAGACCCAAGTTTTCTGACTGCAAAGCAGAAGTTTTTCCCTGTTCTTCATCCCTTTTCTGAccctttgtttctgtttctgactcACGGCCATAGAGTACACCTGTTATTAAGCTGACCTCTCAGCTTTGTTCTTTGATTTATAAGAGGAATTTTTATGAGGTAATTTTTCAATTAAGCATGatggtaaaaaaaataatagttccTGTAatcatgactttatttttttatttaaaaatttttttaaactgccttttaaaaaattatttattttattttgtaggggaggtaattaggtttatttatttatttttagaggaggtactggggattgaacccaggacttcctgcgtactaagcatgaactctaccacttgagctatacccttgccCCTCATGCcttaaattttaaagagaatttcAGGGGGATGGTTATATGCCTTTCTCAATCCTGGAAAAGCAAATTCTGAATACCATTCTAGGATTTGCTTTCCTCATGTTTCCATGTTTCTCTCCCAGTCCTCTCACTTTCTAATAGGACATCTTATGGTAACCTCTGTAATCATCTCAGGACCTGCTTGTCCTGATCTTGCTGCCTATTTTAAGATTCTAAAACTTCTAGaaccttttattttccttgtgaAGAGCATGTACCCTGTTTGCTTCCTGGGCGTGAACACACGTTACTTCTCCTTTTTTGACACTATCTAGAGCCCTGGTTTCTCCTGCTCAGGATGTTTAATAGAATCTTAGAGTTTTAAAGCTGGACAGAAGGTAGAAATAATTTAGCTTACGCATTTTAAGTGAGAAAATTGAGGTCCAAAGAGGCAAAGCACGGAGAAGCCCATCAGCAGCAAAGCTATTACTAAAATCAAGGATTTTTGAAGTTTTGAGTGTCTTCTGTATACAAAACAGTAATTTAAGCTGTCTGGCATTTTCATAGTAGGTTAAAAGCAAAATCTTTTTTGAAAAACTACAATAAATCTATGTTGATCATTTTTggtagttctgagaacaggtttGGTTAATTCagtgattaaaattttaagattaaaaaaatattttaatacctttattgtggtatggttcctgtacagtaaactacacatatttcagttGTATTTCATATAAACTACACATAAAAACTTTAAGATTTTTAATCAAATTCCACAGAGTGAGGTTTTTGTGTGATCTGTGTATTTGATCTACAGTTAGTTACTTTTCAGGAATAAATAAGCTATGTTCTGCCTGTCCTCACAGTTACGGTGTTGTATCATCAGTATGTGCATTGCTTAGTATATAAAGAAATGAGCCAGGATATCAGGGCTCCCATCACCCCGGTATTTATGTAGGAATTTTCCTTTGGCTAACTTCTTTAAGTAACTAAGTACGTATTTgtgaaatgtttaataaaaataattggcaTCACAGTCATTTAACATCAAAGGTGAAAGAAAATTGTGCTTGATCTGAAAGGCCCCGACATTTTATATCATTGAAATGTAGTGACAGTTCATTAGTAGAATTCACTGTTACAAATATATAAGCATAAATATAGAGTATCTGGTTTTAATTTGGGTGACAGAGCTGGagaaaaatatgtcaaaataaaTCTGAATAGTCCTATTATTAATGGGTTTTCGCTTATAACTTTTAATATAACTGTTATACTACAGCTTATGTTATCTTTTTCTCCAAGAacatctttatattaaaaaagtagAAGTCGTAGACATCAAAGTTAGAAATAACAGTTTgaagaaagttttattttgttaaattgtaGTTACACATTTATTCCAGAAACCATATCAAGATTCACTGTAATGAAaaagttataatttaaaaaaaatcaataaatacaacttctaaaataaatacacatggaAGTTGAAGTATTATTGATGTTGTTTTCTTGTAGCACTAAACAGGATGCAGGCTGTTTTGTTGCACCCTCTTTAAGGAGCAGGCTTCCCCTGCAGTGTAAGTGATGGCCACCTGGTGGCACATCACACTAATGCATGGAGGATTTCATTTGTCTTCGGCGCTCTGACAGTAAAGCCAGCATGATTGGATGTTACAGCAGCTGTGTGTTTTACTGTCATGCTATTTGTTATTAACAGTTTTAGAAAGTAGTCTTCACATTATAGTTCAGCCATCAAACAAATTAGCAACCTAGAAATGTTGGCACTAGTATACTCTACATTGCAGGAGTTACAtttaacatttgtttgttttaataaacaaTGAATTATAGATTGTAGTTAGAAATACTAAGAAAAGTAAGAAACACAAAGAGATTTAAAGTTGGCCTTGATAAAGATATGATAtgggcatatatatatttaaaacagtaGTTGCCATTGTTTTAACTGTTTTCACAGATGTTTACAAACTTAATGgcaaaattttaattctttagaattatTATATAAGAATATTTCTTAATGAATTTCATCAgcttctttttgaaaatatgtgtttttgtggttaataaaatgattatattttCAATGCAAAAAGGATCAAATTTTTTGTGAATTGTGAATCAGTTGACTTTGGTTTTCATTTCCCATTAGTTTTTGATATCGCTTCTCAAATTCAAATGTTATACCTACTTCTGAGTCTGTGCATGGGTTGGACAATGGTCAGGATGAAGAAGTCTCAAAGCAGGCCTCTGCAGTGGGATTCCACTCCTGCATCCACTGGCATTGCTGTATTCATTGTCATAACACAGGTGAGTATTGATACTCAGTGTTTCTGCTTTGCAGCATTCAGAAATGCAACCTTGAGCATATCTTACTTCAAAATTGAAACCTGAGACCCATGAGGAATTTGTGTCACTCCACAGGTCACGCATTAGCATATGTATGTGAAAATAGAGAGTTCTAATATGTAAAAATTTGCGTCATGGGaaatagttgtttattttttcctgctttattggCTTGTAATTGACAAACAGAAATTGTGTGTATTTAAGGTAGGCAGCTTGATGTTTTGATaatatatacattgtgaaatgaccaGCACGGTCTAGCCAATTcgcatatccatcacctcacacgGATTGCAGGAAATGGTAGTTCTACGATAGCATGTCTTTATAAAAGTTAAGTTTAGAAATGCAGGCTAAGGAGTCAGACTGGTGTGCTTTGGTAGAGCAGAGGAACAGCACTTTCAGTAACAAAGAGCAGATATTTGGGTCAAGAAAGAAATTCATGTGTGCAAGATGACAAAGGAGTTGACCTGTCAAGAATGGTAACAGGAGTAAAATTATGGTGGAGATTTGAGAATGAGAAGAGGGAGGGGTTGTTGGTAAACCCATAAAGCCtaagaattggattttttttttaaagaattggacTTAATAATGAGGTTTTGATCTAAACTCTTTAGAAGTCACTGAAGAGTCAATTCTGAGGGCTGAGTTGGCAGATGAAGGGAGCACAGAGGGCTACTGACGTGTGATGGTAAAAATGATAGTATTATAATCATTGAAGTGATTGATGTTTCATAAAGTTGGAGGGAATGTGGGCCCTGATTTCTGCCGAATAGCAGTAAACGGAACAGCTTCACGAGGAGCTTGCTGAGctttcagtggtagagtgctagTGTGGGAGAAAAGGCGAACAAACAAATAAGGATAAACTGTGCCCTGGATGCTACGGTGAATATTAACAGTCTGCTCTACCCATGGGGGTTATCATGGAAAAGGAGTGACAATCTGACTTGTTAATTCCTGGATTACAAAAGATGCTGAGATATATGAAAGTTTATCTGGAGATAGTGGGCTTTAATGCAGAACACTCTGATTCCTAATAAGGTATTGAAGTAAGAAGTAGATGGATTTAGAAAAAAGTGTACATTTATTCTCTTCATCTTTTCAACTTACTCTCAACCTTAGAGATAGTCTTACTTGAATCATGGTAGCAGTCGTAGcattttttatcttttgtgtGTGGTCTCATTTGGTAACAATTCCTTTTCTCAGCCAAGGGTGTCAGTGAGGGAAAACCTGCTTGTGCTATATTATTTGATGCTTTTATAGTCTGATAAATCTTAGAACCTCTTAGGAATGTTTATATACTATTTAAGGGTATAATTAAAAGAGTTGAAAAGGTACTTTATTATAAGTCGGTGTGACTTTTTTTCTCTAAGTGTAACATTGTTTTTTGCAGAGCATTTTGCTACTTTGGGAACAGTTTGAAGATACCAGTCCTCACAGCCACCATTCACACCACAACTTGGCAGGGATCCTTCTAATTGTTTTAAGGATTTGCCTAGCATTGTCCTTAGGCTGTGGACTCTACCAGATCATCACAGTGGAGAGAAGTACACTCAAAAGGGAGTTCTACATCACATTTGCCAAAGTATGGGTTTGGTTAGAAAATGGCTTCTTCGGAGTATCAACTTCATTCTGCTTCACTTGGGAAGTTAATAAGCAACCATATGCTAATTTTAGTAAACTTGTTTTATGTGTCAGACACTACTGTAAGCCTTTTATGTGCTCCAGCTCATTTAGTCTTCACAGCCTATGAGATGTAGatgatattatccccattttatagacagaaCCTGTGAAATGGCAGTTTCCATGTAATCTTTGACAGGTCAGTTTTACCTGGATTATAATTTCTTTATCAGTTGggattttcctcctttttctggtctcagaatttttttaattaaaaaagaatacagtTTTCACATCTCAAAAGAACAATTATTAATTGACTATGAACTGTCACTCCCAGAATTATGCAGTGTTTTATAACAAACCATGAAGAGCCATCCTTCAGCTTAAACAGAGGGAGCCAAGAAGCCGAGCACATGTTACATTTCACGGCATCCTGTTTACTTCATTCCCTCTTTCCTTGTCCTTATGCTATTGAGATCTAAGAGTCCATGAATTTTTTTCTATACCTATTTGATAATGGAAAAAATTGGGAGGGAGGTTGGGCAGTACCATTACAGAAGCCCCCTTCCCTAGAATACTGTATTTTTTGTCAGACTGAGAGAATCCATAACCTATCCTCTTGACaactcaaaacagcattctgataaGCTGTTTGGTCAGCCCATCC from Camelus bactrianus isolate YW-2024 breed Bactrian camel chromosome 14, ASM4877302v1, whole genome shotgun sequence carries:
- the GPR180 gene encoding integral membrane protein GPR180, with protein sequence MGGLRLLAVALTCCWWPPGSQGKTLRGSFSSAAARDSQGQSIGHFEFHGDHALLCVRINNIAVAVGKEAKLYLFQAQEWLKLQESGHGYSCSEKLSKAQLTMTVNQTEHNLTVSQIPYPQTWHVFYADKYTCKEDSENSQVEDIPFEMMLLNPDAEGNPYDHFSAGESGLHEFFFLLVLVYFVIACIYAQSLWQAIKKGGPMHMVLKVLTTALLLQAGSAFANYIHFSSYSKDGIGVPFMGSLAEFFDIASQIQMLYLLLSLCMGWTMVRMKKSQSRPLQWDSTPASTGIAVFIVITQSILLLWEQFEDTSPHSHHSHHNLAGILLIVLRICLALSLGCGLYQIITVERSTLKREFYITFAKGCILWFLCHPGLACISIIFNDYQRDKVITVGVILCQAVSMVILYRLFLSHSLYWEVSSLSSVTLPLTVSSGHKSRPHF